From the genome of Bactrocera oleae isolate idBacOlea1 chromosome 2, idBacOlea1, whole genome shotgun sequence, one region includes:
- the LOC106623193 gene encoding uncharacterized protein, giving the protein MRAYIILSLTAVVCADLGYNYKTGGGSPALGGHIGGGSRGLGTQGGYSLGGHGSSIGLSGLGGFGDSSGLASIGVSNSGLGGGSSAPVSVSSTAPVTYEKEFYTFSAPENEFNNDNAEQQIASVKKNLRVVFIKAPENKGLENAAVQLAKQAAEDKTAIYLLTKQPDIGSLAQQLQNIKSQQSNKPEVHFVKYRTPEDAANAQKAIQSQYDQLSGKSQAHNGGVAPVLNFASRASIAQGTAPKAPANAYLPSSVLRLLRV; this is encoded by the coding sequence atgcgtgCGTACATCATTTTATCTTTGACTGCAGTCGTGTGCGCCGATCTCGGTTACAATTATAAAACCGGTGGTGGAAGTCCTGCTTTAGGAGGACACATCGGTGGCGGTTCTAGGGGTTTGGGTACACAGGGTGGTTACAGCTTGGGTGGACACGGCAGTTCGATCGGATTAAGTGGACTTGGCGGTTTTGGTGACTCCAGCGGTTTGGCCAGTATTGGCGTGAGCAATTCAGGTCTCGGTGGTGGTTCCAGTGCTCCAGTTTCGGTCAGTTCAACTGCTCCAGTCACATACGAAAAAGAATTTTACACCTTCAGCGCTCCCGAAAATGAATTCAATAATGATAACGCTGAACAACAAATTGCCAGTGTTAAGAAAAATTTGCGCGTAGTTTTCATTAAAGCGCCTGAAAATAAGGGCCTTGAGAATGCCGCGGTACAGTTAGCCAAACAGGCAGCTGAGGATAAGACTGCCATTTATTTGCTTACCAAACAGCCTGACATCGGTAGTTTGGCTCAACAACTACAAAACATCAAATCGCAACAGAGCAATAAGCCCGAAGTACACTTTGTCAAATACCGTACACCTGAAGATGCCGCTAACGCCCAGAAGGCCATTCAATCGCAATACGACCAATTATCGGGCAAGTCGCAGGCTCATAACGGTGGTGTGGCGCCAGTATTGAACTTCGCTTCTCGTGCTTCAATTGCTCAAGGTACCGCACCTAAAGCGCCAGCAAATGCCTACCTGCCTTCATCGGTTCTGCGCTTATTACGTGTGTAA
- the LOC106623198 gene encoding uncharacterized protein, whose product MRAFFVLCLATVAYADKLGYNYRPVGHSDTGLSFAPGGSSGLGGLGSSDGLGGSGGLGGLSGLGSGGNLGGLGGSGSGLGGLGGSGDIGNSGSVGPSYSAPAEFNKEFFSYTAPEEEFNDADAGQDIANSLKKNLRVIFIKGPENRGLENAALQLAKHAAEDQTAIYVLQKQSDIGDLANKLNSINSQSAHKPEVHFVKYRTPEDAANAQRAIQSQYDQLGGNSQAHDGGVAPVHNFASQAPVQAPEVHAPRNAYLPSSIIRV is encoded by the exons ATGCGTGCATTCTTT GTGTTGTGCTTAGCTACTGTGGCTTATGCCGATAAATTGGGCTACAACTACCGTCCAGTAGGACACTCTGACACCGGACTCTCCTTTGCACCAGGTGGTTCCTCAGGACTCGGTGGTCTCGGCAGCAGTGATGGATTAGGAGGTAGTGGAGGTCTGGGTGGATTGAGTGGATTAGGTAGCGGTGGCAACCTTGGTGGACTAGGAGGAAGTGGTAGCGGTCTGGGAGGTCTTGGCGGTTCAGGTGATATCGGTAACTCCGGCAGCGTAGGACCCTCATACTCAGCTCCCGCTGAATTCAATAAGGAATTCTTCTCCTACACCGCTCCCGAAGAAGAGTTCAATGATGCTGATGCCGGTCAGGATATTGCCAACTCACTGAAGAAGAATCTCCGTGTTATCTTCATCAAGGGACCGGAAAACCGTGGACTCGAAAACGCTGCCCTTCAATTGGCTAAACATGCTGCTGAAGACCAAACCGCCATCTACGTTTTGCAGAAACAAAGCGATATCGGAGACTTGGCAAATAAACTCAACTCTATCAACAGCCAGAGCGCCCACAAGCCCGAAGTACACTTTGTCAAATACCGCACCCCTGAGGATGCTGCCAACGCTCAACGTGCTATCCAATCACAATACGACCAATTGGGCGGTAACTCCCAAGCTCATGATGGTGGTGTTGCCCCAGTGCACAACTTCGCATCTCAAGCTCCAGTTCAAGCACCCGAAGTGCATGCTCCCCGTAACGCCTACTTGCCCTCTTCCATCATCCGTGTTTAA
- the LOC106623194 gene encoding uncharacterized protein: protein MRAFFVLCLATVAYADKLGYNYRPVGHSDSGLSFAPGGSSGLGGLGGSGGLGGSGGLGGLSGLGSGGNLGGLGGSGSSLGGLGGSGDIGNSGSVGPSYSAPAEFNKEFFSYTAPEEEFNDADAGQDIANSLKKNLRVIFIKGPENRGLENAALQLAKHAAEDQTAIYVLQKQSDIGDLANKLNSINSQSAHKPEVHFVKYRTPEDAANAQRAIQSQYDQLGGNSQAHDGGVAPVHNFASQAPVQAPEVHAPRNAYLPSSIIRV from the exons ATGCGTGCATTCTTT GTGTTGTGCTTAGCTACTGTGGCTTATGCCGATAAATTGGGCTACAACTATCGCCCAGTAGGACACTCTGACTCCGGACTCTCCTTTGCACCAGGTGGTTCCTCAGGACTCGGTGGTCTCGGCGGCAGTGGTGGATTAGGAGGTAGTGGAGGTCTGGGTGGATTGAGTGGATTAGGTAGCGGGGGCAACCTTGGTGGACTAGGAGGAAGTGGTAGCAGTTTGGGTGGTCTTGGCGGTTCAGGTGATATCGGTAACTCCGGCAGCGTAGGACCATCATACTCAGCTCCCGCTGAATTCAATAAGGAATTCTTCTCCTACACCGCTCCCGAAGAAGAGTTCAATGATGCTGATGCCGGTCAGGATATTGCCAACTCACTGAAGAAGAATCTCCGTGTTATCTTCATAAAGGGACCTGAAAACCGTGGACTCGAAAACGCTGCCCTTCAGTTGGCTAAACATGCTGCTGAAGACCAAACCGCCATCTACGTTTTGCAGAAACAAAGCGATATCGGAGACTTGGCTAATAAACTCAACTCTATCAACAGCCAGAGCGCCCACAAGCCCGAAGTACACTTCGTCAAGTACCGTACTCCAGAGGATGCTGCCAACGCTCAACGTGCTATCCAATCACAATACGACCAATTGGGCGGTAACTCCCAAGCTCATGATGGTGGTGTTGCCCCAGTGCACAACTTCGCATCTCAAGCTCCAGTTCAAGCACCCGAAGTGCATGCTCCCCGTAACGCCTACTTGCCCTCTTCCATCATCCGTGTTTAA
- the LOC106623195 gene encoding meso-2,3-butanediol dehydrogenase has protein sequence MSLIGKVVIVTGASSGIGATTAEAFAKQGSKVVLVGRNEPNLKAAESVCKAANSKAELLAIVADVTVDAERIINSTIDRFGQLDVLVNNAGIFEVGNILDIDVEQFDRIFNTNLRAVFLLTKFAAPHLIKTQGNIVNVSSIAGLRSIRDVSSYCASKAALDQFTRCIALDLAPKKVRVNSVNPGVIVTDIQRRRGLSPKEVDDFYLRSKETHPLGRAGEAKEVADAIIFLASDSSSFITGANLPIDGGITAVCTI, from the coding sequence ATGAGTTTGATTGGCAAAGTCGTAATTGTAACAGGAGCAAGTTCGGGCATTGGTGCTACGACGGCGGAGGCTTTTGCTAAACAAGGCTCCAAAGTGGTGCTGGTTGGACGAAATGAACCCAATTTGAAGGCAGCTGAATCGGTTTGTAAAGCAGCGAACAGTAAAGCCGAACTTTTAGCAATCGTTGCTGATGTCACAGTGGATGCGGAACGCATTATAAACTCTACAATTGATCGCTTCGGACAATTGGATGTTTTGGTCAATAATGCTGGCATTTTTGAAGTTGGCAATATTTTGGATATTGATGTCGAACAATTTGATcgtatttttaatacaaatttacgtGCCGTCTTCCTTTTAACTAAATTTGCTGCACCACACTTGATCAAGACCCAGGGTAATATCGTGAATGTCTCTAGCATCGCAGGTCTGCGTTCGATACGTGATGTTTCCAGCTATTGCGCGTCGAAGGCAGCACTGGATCAATTCACTAGATGTATCGCTTTAGATTTGGCGCCAAAAAAAGTCCGTGTAAATTCGGTTAATCCTGGTGTTATTGTGACCGATATTCAAAGACGTCGTGGTTTATCGCCGAAAGAAGTGGACGACTTTTACTTACGTTCTAAGGAAACACATCCACTTGGTCGTGCCGGTGAAGCAAAGGAAGTGGCCGATGCTATTATTTTCCTTGCTAGTGACAGCTCCAGCTTTATAACGGGAGCAAATCTGCCCATTGACGGTGGCATAACTGCCGTGTGCACTATTTAA
- the LOC106623197 gene encoding uncharacterized protein: MRAFIVLCLFAFACADNLGYNYRPVGHSDSGLSFDPRGSSGGLGGLGNSGAATQVSPSYSAPAAEFDKEFYTYSADEEDFNEPAGSEQLEASLRKNLRVVFVKGPENNGLEKAAINLARHAAEQQTAIYVLQKQADLGDLANKLQSQHDFTNHKPEVQFVKYRTPEDAANAQRAIQSQYDQLGGNSQSHDGGVAPVHNFASEATRQAPRIASAPGAVYLPSSIIRV; the protein is encoded by the coding sequence ATGCGCGCCTTCATCGTACTGTGTTTATTCGCGTTTGCCTGTGCTGACAACTTGGGCTACAACTATCGTCCTGTGGGTCATTCGGACTCTGGTCTCTCGTTTGATCCACGTGGCAGTAGTGGTGGATTAGGTGGTTTAGGCAACAGCGGTGCAGCCACACAAGTATCACCTTCTTACTCGGCACCCGCCGCTGAATTCGACAAGGAGTTTTACACCTACAGCGCTGATGAAGAAGATTTCAATGAACCCGCCGGCAGCGAACAACTGGAAGCGTCACTAAGGAAGAACCTGCGTGTTGTTTTCGTTAAGGGACCCGAAAATAACGGTTTGGAGAAGGCCGCCATCAATCTTGCCAGACATGCTGCCGAACAGCAGACCGCCATttatgttctacaaaaacaagccGACTTGGGTGATTTGGCCAACAAATTGCAGTCTCAACACGACTTTACAAATCATAAGCCCGAGGTGCAGTTCGTCAAGTACCGTACCCCAGAGGATGCTGCCAATGCTCAACGCGCCATTCAATCGCAATACGATCAATTGGGTGGCAACTCTCAGTCACATGATGGTGGCGTGGCTCCTGTTCACAACTTTGCTTCTGAGGCTACTCGTCAAGCGCCACGTATTGCAAGCGCACCCGGTGCTGTCTACTTGCCCTCCTCGATTATTCGTGTTTAG